One window of the Athene noctua chromosome 5, bAthNoc1.hap1.1, whole genome shotgun sequence genome contains the following:
- the RBP4 gene encoding retinol-binding protein 4 encodes MAHTERALPWLLLLALALLGSSMAERDCRVSSFKVKENFDKTRYSGTWYAMAKKDPEGLFLQDNVVAQFTVDENGQMSATAKGRVRLFNNWDVCADMIGSFTDTQDPAKFKMKYWGVASFLQKGNDDHWVVDTDYDTYALHYSCRQLNEDGTCADSYSFVFSRDPKGLPPEAQKIVRQRQIDLCLDRKYRVIIHNGFCS; translated from the exons ATGGCCCACACAGAgagagctctgccctggctgctgcttctggcacTGGCCTTGCTAGGCAGCAGCATGGCGGAGCGGGACTGCCGCGTAAGCAGCTTCAAAGTCAAGGAGAACTTCGACAAGACCAGG TACAGTGGCACCTGGTATGCCATGGCAAAAAAAGATCCCGAGGGGCTCTTTCTGCAGGACAATGTGGTAGCCCAGTTCACCGTAGATGAGAATGGACAAATGAGTGCCACTGCAAAGGGCAGAGTCAGACTCTTCAA TAACTGGGATGTCTGTGCTGACATGATTGGCTCTTTCACTGACACACAGGATCCTGCCAAATTCAAGATGAAGTACTGGGGTGTTGcctcttttctgcagaaaggaa ATGATGATCACTGGGTAGTGGACACAGATTATGATACATATGCTCTTCATTATTCCTGCCGCCAACTAAATGAAGATGGCACTTGTGCTGATAGCTATTCCTTTGTGTTCTCCCGGGACCCCAAGGGATTGCCTCCAGAGGCACAGAAGATTGTCAGACAAAGGCAGATAGACCTCTGTTTGGACAGAAAATACAGAGTTATCATTCATAACg gATTTTGCTCTTAA
- the FFAR4 gene encoding free fatty acid receptor 4, translated as MVGLSCLLATLMPGLGGAPGGNSTYFPFFSDFKGHNVTALRVVESSALASIFLLALAGNIWGICLLVQQRHRLCAANCLVLNLFCADLLFITAIPFIAVVRWTESWVLGDVVCHMLFYVVSLSGTVVILSLSAVSLERVVSIARLRHAAFRRRKALAAALLLIWGFAALATLPLCCFFTVVRLPAAGGEEIQICTLVWPSIAGEIVWDVTFAIVFFLIPGLVIVISYSKILQITKASRRSLNAGLAYSENHQIRVSQQDYKLFRALLVLMISFFIMWSPIIITILLILVQNYKQDLNILPSVFFWIVLFTFANSAVNPILYNVAHFRRKCQEILLCCTGNPARHGAGIETTARRSNHEQPNLSFITR; from the exons ATGGTGGGTCTCTCATGCCTGCTGGCCACCCTCATGCCGGGGCTCGGGGGTGCACCAGGGGGGAACAGCACCTACTTCCCCTTCTTCTCGGACTTCAAGGGTCACAACGTAACGGCCCTGCGCGTTGTCGAGTCGTCCGCCCTGGCCTCCATCTTTCTGCTGGCCTTGGCGGGAAACATCTGGGGCATCTGCTTGCTGgtgcagcagcggcaccggctgTGTGCTGCCAACTGCCTCGTCCTCAACCTCTTCTGCGCCGACCTGCTCTTCATCACGGCCATCCCCTTCATTGCCGTCGTGCGCTGGACCGAGTCCTGGGTGCTGGGCGACGTCGTCTGCCACATGCTCTTCTACGTGGTGAGCCTCAGCGGCACCGTCGTCATCCTCTCCCTCTCGGCCGTCAGCCTTGAGCGCGTCGTCAGCATCGCCCGGCTGCGCCACGCCGCCTTCCGCCGCCGCAAGGCGCTGGCCGCAGCCCTCCTCCTCATCTGGGGCTTCGCCGCCCTCGCCACCCTCCCgctctgctgctttttcaccGTGGTgcggctgcccgccgccggcggcgAG GAGATTCAGATTTGCACCTTAGTTTGGCCCAGCATTGCAGGAGAAATAGTTTGGGATGTGACCTTTGccattgttttctttctaataCCAGGATTAGTCATTGTCATCAGTTATTCCAAAATCTTACAG ATTACAAAAGCATCAAGAAGGAGTTTAAATGCTGGTTTAGCCTACTCAGAAAATCATCAGATTCGTGTTTCCCAGCAAGACTACAAACTATTCCGAGCCCTCCTTGTGTTGATGATCTCTTTCTTCATCATGTGGAGCCCAATTATAATAACTATTCTTCTAATTTTAGTCCAGAACTACAaacaagatttaaatattttgccATCAGTCTTCTTCTGGATAGTGTTATTTACTTTTGCCAACTCTGCTGTCAATCCCATTTTGTATAATGTTGCCCATTTCAGACGTAAATGTCAGGAAATTCTTCTCTGTTGTACAGGGAACCCTGCAAGGCATGGGGCTGGTATAGAAACCACTGCAAGAAGAAGTAACCATGAACAACCAAATTTGTCTTTCATTACCAGATAA